GTAATTGCACTTACTGCAATCTACGGTATCGGTAAAACTCGCTCTCAAGCTATTCTAGCTGAAGTGGGTATTGCTGAAGATGCTAAGATCAGTGAACTAACTGAAGAGCAGATCGATCAACTGCGTGATGGTGTAGCTAAGTACACTGTAGAAGGTGATCTACGTCGTGAAGTATCGATGAACATCAAGCGTCTTATGGACCTTGGCTGTTACCGCGGTCTTCGTCATCGTCGCAGTCTACCACTACGTGGACAGCGTACTAAAACCAACGCTCGCACCCGTAAGGGTCCGCGCAAGCCGATCAAGAAATAGTCGGATAAGGTAGAGTACAATGGCAAAACAACCAACTCGCGCGCGTAAGCGCGTACGCAAGCAAGTAGCTGATGGCGTAGCGCACATTCATGCTTCTTTCAACAACACAATCGTAACTATCACTGACCGTCAAGGCAACGCTCTTGCATGGGCTACAGCAGGTGGTTCAGGTTTCCGTGGTTCTCGTAAATCTACTCCGTTCGCAGCACAAGTTGCAGCTGAGCGTTGTGGTGAAATGGCTAAAGAATATGGCCTAAAGAACTTGGAAGTTATGGTTAAGGGTCCAGGTCCAGGTCGCGAATCTACTGTTCGTGCACTGAACGCTGCTGGTTTCCGTATCACTAACATTGTTGATGCGACACCAATCCCTCATAACGGTTGTCGTCCACCTAAGAAACGTCGCGTTTAAGTTTCGTTTCTAGGAATATTGGAGAAAGATCATGGCAAGATATTTGGGTCCTAAGCTGAAGCTTAGCCGTCGCGAAGGTACTGACTTATTCCTTAAGTCTGGTGTCCGTGCGATCGATACCAAGTGTAAAATTGATAACGCACCAGGTGTACACGGCGCTCGTCGCGGTCGTCTATCTGAGTATGGCGTTCAGCTTCGTGAGAAGCAAAAAGTTCGTCGTATCTACGGCGTTCTAGAAAAACAATTCCGCAACTACTACAAAGAAGCTGCACGTCTTAAAGGCAACACAGGTGCAAACCTGCTTCAGCTTCTTGAAGGTCGTCTTGATAACGTAGTTTACCGTATGGGCTTTGGCGCTACTCGTGCTGAATCTCGTCAACTAGTTAGCCACAAGTCTATCCTAGTTAACGGTAAAGTTGTAAACGTTCCTTCTTTCAAAGTAGCGGCAAACGACGTTGTTTCTATCCGCGAGAAAGCTAAACAGCAATCTCGTATTAAAGCGGCTCTAGAAGTTGCTGAACAACGTGAAAAGCCAACTTGGATTGAAGTAGATGCTGGCAAAATGGAAGGTACATTCAAGCGTATGCCTGAGCGTTCTGACCTATCAGCTGACATCAATGAACACTTGATCGTCGAACTTTACTCTAAGTAAGGTTAAAAAAAGAGAGGACACAATGCAGGGTTCTGTAACAGAATTTCTTAAGCCGCGTCTTGTTGACATTGAACAGATCAATACGACACACGCGAAAGTAACTCTTGAGCCATTAGAGCGCGGTTTCGGCCACACTCTAGGTAATGCTCTTCGCCGCATTCTTCTATCTTCTATGCCGGGTTGTGCCGTAACAGAAGTTGAAATCGAAGGTGTGCTACACGAATACAGCACTAAAGAAGGCGTTCAGGAAGATATCCTGGAAATCCTTCTAAACCTTAAAGGTTTGGCTGTACGCGTTGCTGAAGGCAAAGATGAAGTGTTTATTACACTGAACAAATCAGGCTCAGGCCCTGTTGTTGCAGGTGACATCACCCACGATGGTGATGTAGAGATCGCTAACCCTGAGCACGTAATTTGTCACCTAACGGATGACAATGCTGAGATCGCTATGCGTATCAAAGTAGAACGTGGTCGTGGTTACGTTCCAGCTTCAGCTCGTATCCATACTGAAGAAGATGAGCGTCCTATCGGTCGTCTACTAGTTGACGCTACTTACAGCCCGGTTGATAAAATCGCTTACGCTGTAGAAGCGGCACGTGTAGAACAACGTACCGATTTAGACAAGCTTGTTATCGATATGGAAACGAACGGTACTCTAGAACCTGAGGAAGCAATCCGTCGTGCAGCTACTATTTTAGCTGAACAACTGGATGCGTTCGTAGATCTTCGTGATGTACGTGTACCTGAGGAGAAGGAAGAGAAGCCAGAATTCGATCCTATCCTACTACGTCCTGTAGACGATCTTGAACTAACAGTTCGCTCTGCTAACTGTTTGAAAGCAGAAGCGATTCACTACATCGGTGATCTTGTACAGCGCACTGAGGTTGAGCTACTTAAAACGCCAAACCTTGGTAAGAAATCTCTTACAGAGATTAAAGATGTGCTTGCTTCACGTGGTCTGTCTCTAGGCATGCGTCTAGAAAACTGGCCACCAGCGTCAATCGCTGAAGATTAATCGAAAAGTTAGAAGGATTAGGTCATGCGCCATCGTAAAAGTGGTCGTCAACTCAACCGCAACAGCAGTCATCGCAAAGCGATGTTCAGCAACATGGCTAGCTCTCTTGTTCGTCACGAAGTTATTAAAACTACCGTGCCTAAAGCAAAAGAACTACGTCGCGTAATTGAGCCATTGATTACCCTAGCTAAGACAGACAGTGTTGCTAACCGTCGTCTTGCATTTGCTCGCACTCGTGATAACGAAGTTGTGGCAAAACTATTTAATGAACTAGGCCCGCGTTTCGCGGCTCGCCAAGGTGGTTACACTCGCATTCTTAAATGTGGTTTCCGTACTGGTGATAAAGCTCCAATGGCTTACATTGAGCTTGTAGACCGCCCAGCTGCTGAAGAAGCTGCTGAGTAATCTATACTAGATTCTTAATACAAAAGCCGAGCATTAGCTCGGCTTTTTTGTATCTGTAGAATAAGGAAATCTATACTAAGTAATTGCACCACGATGTTTGGCATTTTTGCTTGTCTTATCTGCTCCATTTTTCAAAAATATCTCGTATCTGATGTGACCCCATTAAAGTAGACACTTAATACAGAGTATTAAGTGTCATGAAAGTAAAATCACAAAGACAATATACAGACGAATTTAAACGAGAAGCTGTTCAGCGATCTCTCGATTCTTCTGACACCGTTAAGTCAGTAGCACTATCCTTAGGAATATCGCCGGTGCTACTTTCTAAATGGAGATGCCAAATGACGTCGAAGAAGACTAACTCCCTCCCAATACCTAACCACGGTCCCGAAACATCCGTTACACAACTGGAGAAAGAGATCCGTCAATTGAAAAAGAAGCTTGAGATGGCAGAGCTGGAGAATGATTTCTTAAAGGAAGCGAAGGCTTTCTTCGACAGCCAAAAAGAATAAGGTTCGAGTATATCCTTAAGAAGGCCAGTGTGAAGCTTCCTGTCATTCGACTATGCCAATGGTTGGGCGTTTCTAAAGCGGGTTATTACAAGTGGCTAACAAGGAAACCATCGAAGCGAGAGACAGACAATGAGTCTTTAAGTCACTACTTGAGGAGAGAAAGCGAAGCTCAGTATTGTATTCCAGGCTATCGAAAGCTTTGGGAAGCAGCAGTCGCTAACGGCTTTATTTGTAATAAAAAGCGAGTACAGAGGCTTTTGCAGAATATGGGCTATCGCTCTTGCGCGAGCAAGAAGCGATATGGACGAGCGCCAAGACAAAATACGCTTATACCTGCCTATAACATTCTTGCCCGTCAATTTAAGGTGGATAAACCCGATCGAGTTTGGGTGTCAGATATCACTCAGGTGCGCTGTACTGATGGTTGGCAATACCTGTGCGTCGTCTTAGATTTGTTTTCACGCAAAGTGATCGGTTGGTCGACAAGTCGTATTAATAACGCAAAGTTAGTGCTAAGAAGCCTGAATAAGGCTTGGGAACAAAGGCAGCCCTTAGGTCACGAGCTTTTGTTTCACTCCGATCAAGGTATACAGTATCGAGCGTTGGAGACGATCCGTTGGCACCGTAAACGAAAGATTAAAGTCAGCATGTCGAGAAAAGGAAACTGTTGGGATAACGCTTGTTCCGAAAGTTTCTTTGCGCAATATAAGAAAGAGTGGATGAACAACTTAGATCAGCTTTCACGACAAGAAATGACGATGCAAAGTCGAATTTATATCGATACCTATTATAATCCAGTAAGAAGACATGGGACTCTAGGTGGAGTGAGTCCCATGGACTTTGAACTAATCAACTAAACCCCTGTGTCTACTTTTTAGGGGCCATATCAATCTCGTATCTCGTATCTCAAATATCTTTTCTTTCACGCATAAAAAAGAGCACCGAAGTGCCCTTATCAGATTTCCATACTAGCTATTAATAATTAGCTATTATTGCCATACAGCAGCAAGTGAATCCATTAGACCGCTTGTTGCGCCTTGCGACTGCAGTGCTTGAAGAACGATTGGCGCAAATGTTGAAACCATCGATGAGTCCATTCCTAGACTTGTGAAGGCACTTTCAACCGCACTTTGCGAGTTAAGTAGTGATGATAGTCCAGTTGACTCAAGAGTCGACATGCCAGGAATAAGTGTCGCGAGTTCTTTGTTGTCGGCTGTGCCAAGTGAATTTTGTGCAAGGGCCAACATTGAACCGATGCCGCCAATTGCTTGATCGCTGGTAACAGAAGCTTGGTCAGCGACAGTATCTGCAAGAGGTGTTGTTTCATTCTGTTGAGACCACATATTCACTGCTGCCATTAGTGCAGTTTGTGATAGTTGGGAATAATTGGTATCTGATGATGAACTGGTTTGTTCTGAGTCGCTAGTGCTAGCGCAAGAGACAACAGCAAGGCTGCTTAAAACTGTGATGAGTACTTTCTTCATTATTCGTCCTTAAGTAATAAAGTAATTTACTCTTTCACTATAAACGAAAAACGGCGATGTAGTCACATCGCCGTTGGATTATTTCAATTTTATTTGCCTATAGTATTTTGTTTTACTATAGGATTTTATAAAAATTAAAGAATTGCTAGAAGTTCTACTTCAAATACTAGAGCAGCAAATGGTGGGATTGCAGCACCTGCGCCGCGCTCACCGTATGCTAGATCTTGAGGGATGTATAGCTTCCACTTAGAGCCAACAGGCATCATTTGTAGAGCTTGTACCCAACCTTGAATTACGCCAGTTACTGGGAATTCAGCAGGTTGACCGCGAGATACAGAGCTGTCGAAAACAGTACCGTCAGTTAGTTCACCGTGGTAGTGAACACGTACTTGCTTGTCTGCAGTAGGGATTTCGCCAGTACCTTCAGTTAGTACTTCGTACTGAAGACCAGACTCAAGAACTGTTACTTCTGAACGAAGAGCGTTGTCAGCTAGGAAAGCTTCGCCGTCAGCAGCAGCAGCTTTAGCTAGTTCTTGACGTGCAGCTTCACCACGAGTGTGTAGCTCTTGTAGTGCGTTGTTGATTTCGTCAACTTCGATAGCTGGCATGTCACCAACTAGAGCTGTTGCAATACCAGCAGCGATTGCGTCAACGTTTAGGCCTTCAAGACCAGAACCAGCAAGTTGTTGGCCCATTTGTAGACCGATACCGTAGCTAGCTTTTTGCTCTACAGTTTCAAATTTTACTTCAGACATGAAAAGTCACTCTTTTTGTCAGTACGAAAAGGGTAAGAATACCAGTATTAGCAGCGTGAAGAAACGGCTAGCCCCTGATCACTTACGCTTTACCGTGTCCAAATCACAGCTATGTCAATTTTCTTGCTTTGGTCTCTGTTGTAGCGGAAAGATCTATACTGTTGGTACTTTGGTTTTTATACTGTAGTTATTCAATGTATAGGACGCAGTGGTATGAATCGTCGTCAAAAGAAAAAACAGAAAGTTGACCACTTAGCAGAATTCAAGGATCGACTGAATCAGGTCAAAGAGAAGTTGAGTTCGATCGATATGAAGAAAATGAAAACCTCAACCGTGCAAACTTGGGGGTCATTGCCGAAGTTACACCAAAGACTGTTGATGGTGATTTTTCCGATCGTACTGATATTACTTTTGTGCCGCTACCAGAACCTAAAGTAGACGCTGCGCCAACAACATCGCGCGTTGAGCTTGAGATAAACACCGTTGGTTTAAGCGAACAGCAAAATGCCAAGAGCAGTTCATCAGAACTGAGTAACAACAATTGGCAGGAGTACCTCGTAAAGCAAGGGGATACGTTAGCACAGGTTTTTCGAAACAACGATTTACCGTTGTCGGACTTGAACGCGCTAGTGCGTATTGAAGGCTCAGACAAACCACTAAGTCAGATTCGTAAAGGCCAATTAGTTCGATTCAAACTTGCCGAGACCGGGCAGCTGGACATTCTTCAGTTAGAAAAAGGCGACACTTCGGTAATGTTCTTCCGTTTATCTGATGGCGGCTTTGGTCGCAGTAAATAGATGAATAGTGGTCCTGAGTTAAAGCATTTCACCAGGCATAGATAGACAATAGAAAAGAGCTAAGCATTAGCTCTTTTTTTGGTCGCTTGAAAGGGGCCAGCGGTAAGATGATCAGCATAATTCCAATAAAGGTTAATGTGTCTGGAATCTCATTGAACCATATAGCACCGATCAACGCGACAAACACTAACCCTGAATACTCAGCCAAAGCAATTTGGCTAGAGTGTGCTTTTTGATAGGCAGCAACCGCAAGGCCGTTGTAGCTCAATATCAGTGTTGCACTCAGGGCGATGTATCCCAAGTGTTCGACAGATACCGGTTGCCAGTATAGGAAGCACAGTATCAATGATGCAGGAATAGAGAATAAGGTTGTCCACCACAGCGTAGTGACCACCGTTTGTTCGCTAGGAAGCTTTCTTACCAATACATTGAACAGTGCGAGCGTCAGCGCTGTGCCTAACGCAAACAGTGCTGCCCAATGAAATTGTGATGGCCTCAATACAATTAATGCACCAATAAAACCTATGGTCGTGGCGATAACCTTGCCAAGTGCCGGTTGCTCTTTCAACAGCAACATAGAGAGAGGTAACATCAACAGGGGGGCGACGTAAAATACTGCGTTGGCGGTAGCCAAAGACAAGTGGGTGATCGCGACCACCATACATCCGCTGCCGATTAGGATCAGTTGTCCTCGAATAAAGGTCACTTTAGCTTGTTGTAAGCGTCGTTGTTCTTTTTTCTGTTGTAGCCACAAAGGGGTAATGAGCAACAGGGATATCAGCTGACGGAAAAAAATATACTGAAGAGGCGGTACTTCGCCGTTCAATAATTTCACGGCTACGTCAGAGAGCGAGGCAAACAGGTTACCTGCAATCAGCAGTAGGATACCGACAGTGATATTCGACATTACTTCTCTAATCTCATGTCTACGTGTGGAATATCATCTTCCAAGTACATATCAGAGATTGTCTTGAATCCATGGCTCGCATAGAAATCTTTTAGGTGCTCTTGTGCACCAATATCAATGGCCGTATTAGGCCAAAGATCCTCACAGCGTGTTAATGCTTCTTTTACTAATTGATGCCCCAAGCCACCACCTCTCGCTGATTGTTTAGTTGCTACTCGGCCGATGCTGGTATTGTCGTAAGAGGTGCCTGGTGGTAATAAGCGTGCACACGCGACCAACTCTTCATCAGAATAGCCAAGCAGGTGCTCAACACCCGCGAGTGTATCTTTACCGTCGAGCTCAGGGTAAGGACAAGTTTGCTCGACAACAAATACATCGACCCTTAATTTAAGTAGTTGATAAAGCTGATGTGTTGAGAGTTCAGAAAAGGGAATTGAGTGCCAAGTGATCATGTTTACATCCAGAGGTTATCGATGTTCTGAATGTACTATGCGCGATGATTGTTGGCATTAACTATTGTTAATTCGGCCTTTAATTCTGCTAAGGCTGATTGCAGTTATTCCTAGGTAAGCGGCAATTTGGTTGTCGTTCAAGCGCTGTTCAAGGTCGGGATAGTGTTCGCAGAACAGCTGATAACGTTGCTCTGGTGTGTAGAGCAGCATGAAGCGTTCTTTGTTTTCCTTATGCATCAGTTGAGTTTCTAATAGCTTTAAATACAAAGGATTATTTGATGCACGCCACTCGATAACCGCATTCATTGGCAGCTCTAACATTGTGATGGGAGTCAGCGTTTCTAATAGGTAAGGAGACGTTTGGTTCTTTATCAAACTCTCAAATCCAATGATCCAATCTTGCTCCCAATAGAACTCTTTGCTGTATTGCTTACCGTCGTCGGTGAGGTAACAAGCATGGCACAAGCCTTCAAGTACAAAGTAGATTGAGCTCGCCATTTCACCTTGATTGATGAGTATATGTCTTGTTGGCAGTTCAAGCGGTTTCGCGACGGCTAATAGAGATTCAATCTGACTTTCAGAGAAGTCGAAGCTTTGTAGTTGTTCGATAAAAGAGGTGTGCATGAAAATAACCTAACCCAAATAAGTGCCGAAATCATCGCACTTATTTGAGTGTAGGTACAGAGCAGGCTAAATCAACGTCGAGCGTGCTGTTCTAGATAATCTTGAGCGAGTTCTCTTCCCATGTATTTACCTAGAGTTTTCAAAGGTACTTTCTTAAGATTAACCACAATCAAGCCATCCAAAGCATCATTAAAAGATGGGTCGA
This region of Vibrio sp. BS-M-Sm-2 genomic DNA includes:
- a CDS encoding GNAT family N-acetyltransferase — translated: MITWHSIPFSELSTHQLYQLLKLRVDVFVVEQTCPYPELDGKDTLAGVEHLLGYSDEELVACARLLPPGTSYDNTSIGRVATKQSARGGGLGHQLVKEALTRCEDLWPNTAIDIGAQEHLKDFYASHGFKTISDMYLEDDIPHVDMRLEK
- the rpsM gene encoding 30S ribosomal protein S13: MARIAGINIPDHKHSVIALTAIYGIGKTRSQAILAEVGIAEDAKISELTEEQIDQLRDGVAKYTVEGDLRREVSMNIKRLMDLGCYRGLRHRRSLPLRGQRTKTNARTRKGPRKPIKK
- a CDS encoding DMT family transporter, which gives rise to MSNITVGILLLIAGNLFASLSDVAVKLLNGEVPPLQYIFFRQLISLLLITPLWLQQKKEQRRLQQAKVTFIRGQLILIGSGCMVVAITHLSLATANAVFYVAPLLMLPLSMLLLKEQPALGKVIATTIGFIGALIVLRPSQFHWAALFALGTALTLALFNVLVRKLPSEQTVVTTLWWTTLFSIPASLILCFLYWQPVSVEHLGYIALSATLILSYNGLAVAAYQKAHSSQIALAEYSGLVFVALIGAIWFNEIPDTLTFIGIMLIILPLAPFKRPKKELMLSSFLLSIYAW
- the rplQ gene encoding 50S ribosomal protein L17; protein product: MRHRKSGRQLNRNSSHRKAMFSNMASSLVRHEVIKTTVPKAKELRRVIEPLITLAKTDSVANRRLAFARTRDNEVVAKLFNELGPRFAARQGGYTRILKCGFRTGDKAPMAYIELVDRPAAEEAAE
- the rpoA gene encoding DNA-directed RNA polymerase subunit alpha, producing the protein MQGSVTEFLKPRLVDIEQINTTHAKVTLEPLERGFGHTLGNALRRILLSSMPGCAVTEVEIEGVLHEYSTKEGVQEDILEILLNLKGLAVRVAEGKDEVFITLNKSGSGPVVAGDITHDGDVEIANPEHVICHLTDDNAEIAMRIKVERGRGYVPASARIHTEEDERPIGRLLVDATYSPVDKIAYAVEAARVEQRTDLDKLVIDMETNGTLEPEEAIRRAATILAEQLDAFVDLRDVRVPEEKEEKPEFDPILLRPVDDLELTVRSANCLKAEAIHYIGDLVQRTEVELLKTPNLGKKSLTEIKDVLASRGLSLGMRLENWPPASIAED
- a CDS encoding FKBP-type peptidyl-prolyl cis-trans isomerase, whose amino-acid sequence is MSEVKFETVEQKASYGIGLQMGQQLAGSGLEGLNVDAIAAGIATALVGDMPAIEVDEINNALQELHTRGEAARQELAKAAAADGEAFLADNALRSEVTVLESGLQYEVLTEGTGEIPTADKQVRVHYHGELTDGTVFDSSVSRGQPAEFPVTGVIQGWVQALQMMPVGSKWKLYIPQDLAYGERGAGAAIPPFAALVFEVELLAIL
- the rpsK gene encoding 30S ribosomal protein S11, whose amino-acid sequence is MAKQPTRARKRVRKQVADGVAHIHASFNNTIVTITDRQGNALAWATAGGSGFRGSRKSTPFAAQVAAERCGEMAKEYGLKNLEVMVKGPGPGRESTVRALNAAGFRITNIVDATPIPHNGCRPPKKRRV
- a CDS encoding IS3 family transposase (programmed frameshift); this encodes MKVKSQRQYTDEFKREAVQRSLDSSDTVKSVALSLGISPVLLSKWRCQMTSKKTNSLPIPNHGPETSVTQLEKEIRQLKKKLEMAELENDFLKEGEGFLRQPKRIRFEYILKKASVKLPVIRLCQWLGVSKAGYYKWLTRKPSKRETDNESLSHYLRRESEAQYCIPGYRKLWEAAVANGFICNKKRVQRLLQNMGYRSCASKKRYGRAPRQNTLIPAYNILARQFKVDKPDRVWVSDITQVRCTDGWQYLCVVLDLFSRKVIGWSTSRINNAKLVLRSLNKAWEQRQPLGHELLFHSDQGIQYRALETIRWHRKRKIKVSMSRKGNCWDNACSESFFAQYKKEWMNNLDQLSRQEMTMQSRIYIDTYYNPVRRHGTLGGVSPMDFELIN
- a CDS encoding DUF2780 domain-containing protein, encoding MKKVLITVLSSLAVVSCASTSDSEQTSSSSDTNYSQLSQTALMAAVNMWSQQNETTPLADTVADQASVTSDQAIGGIGSMLALAQNSLGTADNKELATLIPGMSTLESTGLSSLLNSQSAVESAFTSLGMDSSMVSTFAPIVLQALQSQGATSGLMDSLAAVWQ
- the rpsD gene encoding 30S ribosomal protein S4, producing the protein MARYLGPKLKLSRREGTDLFLKSGVRAIDTKCKIDNAPGVHGARRGRLSEYGVQLREKQKVRRIYGVLEKQFRNYYKEAARLKGNTGANLLQLLEGRLDNVVYRMGFGATRAESRQLVSHKSILVNGKVVNVPSFKVAANDVVSIREKAKQQSRIKAALEVAEQREKPTWIEVDAGKMEGTFKRMPERSDLSADINEHLIVELYSK
- a CDS encoding Crp/Fnr family transcriptional regulator — its product is MHTSFIEQLQSFDFSESQIESLLAVAKPLELPTRHILINQGEMASSIYFVLEGLCHACYLTDDGKQYSKEFYWEQDWIIGFESLIKNQTSPYLLETLTPITMLELPMNAVIEWRASNNPLYLKLLETQLMHKENKERFMLLYTPEQRYQLFCEHYPDLEQRLNDNQIAAYLGITAISLSRIKGRINNS